A window of the Helianthus annuus cultivar XRQ/B chromosome 4, HanXRQr2.0-SUNRISE, whole genome shotgun sequence genome harbors these coding sequences:
- the LOC110936472 gene encoding uncharacterized protein LOC110936472 produces MTSTTFRRPSRRSPSFSSSSSSSLGSISFLDDSSTPATPLRYTGIPFSWEQFPGIPKKNNTNKTSSQCLLPLPPSGNSFRKSFGKDTTPMIKKNTTHEDPFFAAFVECSKDDDMSIKGSKMRSSSGLGSLYGSCFRTCEVAQSIVYLPRSRSSYLFR; encoded by the coding sequence ATGACTTCCACAACTTTCCGACGACCCTCTCGCCGGAGCCCAtctttctcttcatcttcttcatcatctctaGGCTCAATATCCTTTCTCGACGATTCTTCGACTCCGGCCACTCCACTTCGATACACCGGAATACCCTTTTCTTGGGAGCAATTCCCCGGAATTCCAAAGAAAAACAATACCAACAAAACCTCATCACAGTGTCTCCTCCCATTACCGCCATCCGGTAATTCGTTTCGAAAATCCTTTGGAAAAGACACCACACCAATGATCAAAAAGAATACCACCCATGAAGACCCTTTTTTTGCAGCTTTTGTTGAGTGCTCAAAGGATGATGATATGTCGATTAAGGGGTCGAAAATGCGGTCGAGTAGCGGGCTTGGTAGCTTATACGGTTCTTGCTTTAGAACATGTGAAGTGGCTCAGTCTATTGTTTACCTTCCAAGATCACGTTCAAGTTATCTTTTCCGGTGA